The candidate division Zixibacteria bacterium HGW-Zixibacteria-1 genome includes the window GTTCGTCGTCATTCTACGCTGAATTATCTCAGCCCGGTTGACTTCGAACGGTTAAACCAACAACCTTATTTAATTGTCCAATAAAACAGGGCAAGATCACTCCTGACCTACCCGGACCTGCTCAATCAAGAGAAGATGTCGAAACCCCTCCGTCCCCGATTATAATCGGGGGCTCCGGGGATTTCGACCTACCCGGACTATTGAACTTGAGTATGATGCTGATAAAGGCTTCTGAGCGAATTGGCTTAATCTAATAATGTTTATTGCTGAGATTAGAGTACATTGCTTGAAATGGACGATATTGCCAGATCATATTTTTCACACCCGATGGGTGTGGTACCGATGTCTCTGCACCTGACAGCACAAAAAACTAGCTGTAATTAACTCTTGATCTTCAGCAGGCGCAGGGAGTTGGTGACGACGAAGACCGATGAGAAGGCCATTGTGCCCGCCGCGATTATCGGCGACAGACCCCAGCCGAATAAGGTATAGAAAAGTCCCGCGGCCAGCGGGATGGCGATGATATTATAGAAAAAGGCCCAGAAAAGATTTTGCTTGATGGTCCTGAAGGTCAGGCGCGATATCTCGAGCATCTCGACCAGCGCGCTGAGATTGTCGCGCACCAGAATAATATCGGCCGACTCCATCGCGACATCGGTGCCGGTGCCGAGCGCCACACCGATATCGGCGGCGGCCAGCGCGGGAGCATCATTGATGCCGTCGCCGACCATCATCACTCTCCGATCGGCCCGGCGAAGTGTCTCGACGATGATCGCCTTCTGGTCCGGCTTGATCCCGGCTTCGAATTTCTCGATGCCGAGTTGATCGGCCACACCGCGCGCTGTCTTGTGATTGTCGCCGGTAAGCATCAGCACTTCGCGACCGGTCTTGCGCACTTTATCGATCACCTCGCCCGCTTCATCTTTCACTTTGTCGGCCATCGCCAGAAATCCAAGAGCGCGCCCGTTGCTGGAAACATAGACAACTGTCCGCCCGAGCGCCATCTGCTCGTCGGCCGCGGCATTGAAAGTGGCAGTGTCGATATGCTCCCTCTCCATGGTGGCAACATTACCGACCAGCACCGTCCGGCCGTCGATCTCCGCTTTCAGCCCGAATCCGGGAAACTCGGTCAGATTTTTGGGCGATTTGGTCTTGATATTCAACTCATCCGCTTTTTTCCGGATGGCTCCGGCCAGCGGATGCTGCGATCCGGATTCGACCGAGGCCGCCAGTTGCAGCAGCTCCGTTTCATAATCTTCATCGAGCGCCTTCATCACCGACACCTCGAACTCGCCGACCGTGAGAGTGCCGGTCTTGTCGAAGACGACAAAATTGGTTTTGACCACTCGTTCCAGAATGTCGGCGCCGCGAATGTAGATGCCGTGGCGCGCCGCCCGGCCGGTCCCGGCCAGGATAGCGGTCGGTGTGGCCAGCCCCAGCGCACAGGGACAGGCAATAATAAGCACCGCGATCGGACCCTTGATAAGCATCGGGCTGGACGGATCAATAAAATACCAGATGACCAGCGTGGCGATGGCAATCAAAAGGACGATCGGGACAAAAACACCGGCGATTTGATCAGCC containing:
- a CDS encoding copper-translocating P-type ATPase, with protein sequence MEKQKELELKIGGMHCAACAVGIEKGLSKMPGVNRASVNYAMGTASVDFEPGKIDELSITNKISELGYSARNALGADLFDNQESKKARRYFFMALAFTIPIMLISMAGMFTEHPIFGHLAGGIVLLVLTLPVMFVSGREIFADAWNQTKHGHANMNSLIALGSLAAFLYSTYAILTLVVIKDAPASHFYFESAAMIITLILLGRFLETRAKGRARDAIGALLRLRPENATVIVDGEVSEVMASAVRRGMIILVKAGERIAADGKITESNPSIDESMLTGESMPVEKQVGDTVLGGSVNGNKAFKFEVTGTGENSFLAGIVRLVTEAQGRKAPVQRLADQIAGVFVPIVLLIAIATLVIWYFIDPSSPMLIKGPIAVLIIACPCALGLATPTAILAGTGRAARHGIYIRGADILERVVKTNFVVFDKTGTLTVGEFEVSVMKALDEDYETELLQLAASVESGSQHPLAGAIRKKADELNIKTKSPKNLTEFPGFGLKAEIDGRTVLVGNVATMEREHIDTATFNAAADEQMALGRTVVYVSSNGRALGFLAMADKVKDEAGEVIDKVRKTGREVLMLTGDNHKTARGVADQLGIEKFEAGIKPDQKAIIVETLRRADRRVMMVGDGINDAPALAAADIGVALGTGTDVAMESADIILVRDNLSALVEMLEISRLTFRTIKQNLFWAFFYNIIAIPLAAGLFYTLFGWGLSPIIAAGTMAFSSVFVVTNSLRLLKIKS